The following coding sequences lie in one Hippopotamus amphibius kiboko isolate mHipAmp2 chromosome 17, mHipAmp2.hap2, whole genome shotgun sequence genomic window:
- the GPRC5C gene encoding G-protein coupled receptor family C group 5 member C, translated as MAMHKAVLTCLGLPLFLFPGAQAQNHAPPGCGPDLNPLYYNLCDRSGAWGIVLEAVAGAGIVTTFVLTIILVASLPFVQDTKKRSLLGTQVFFLLGTLGLFCLVFACVVKPDFSTCASRRFLFGVLFAICFSCLVAHVFALNFLVRKNHGPRGWVIFLVALLLSLVEVIINTEWLIITLVRGGGGEAGPLGNSSTGGAAASPCSIANMDFVMALIYVMLLLLCAFTGAWPALCGRFKRWRKHGVFALLTTATSIAIWVVWIVMYTYGNRQHHSPTWDDPTLAIALAANAWAFVLFYVIPEVSQVTKASPEQSYQGDLYPTRGVGYETILKEQKGQSMFVENKAFSMDEPASAKRPVSPYSGYNGQLLTSVYQPTEMALMHKGPSEAYDVILPRATANSQVTGSANSTLRAEDIYAAQSHQEATLPKEGKNSQVFRNPYVWD; from the exons ATGGCCATGCACAAAGCGGTGCTGACGTGCCTTGGACTGCCTCTCTTCCTATTCCCAGGGGCCCAGGCCCAGAACCATGCCCCACCTGGCTGCGGCCCAGACCTCAACCCCCTCTATTACAACCTGTGTGACCGCTCGGGGGCTTGGGGCATCGTCTTGGAGGCTGTGGCGGGGGCGGGCATCGTCACCACGTTTGTCCTCACCATCATCCTCGTGGCCAGCCTCCCCTTCGTGCAGGACACTAAGAAGCGGAGCCTGCTGGGGACGCAGGTGTTCTTCCTGCTGGGCACCCTGGGCCTCTTCTGCCTCGTCTTCGCCTGCGTGGTGAAGCCCGACTTCTCCACCTGTGCCTCTCGGCGCTTCCTCTTTGGGGTCCTGTTCGCCATCTGCTTCTCTTGCCTGGTGGCCCACGTCTTTGCCCTCAACTTCCTGGTCCGGAAGAACCACGGGCCCCGGGGCTGGGTGATCTTCCTTGTGGCCCTGCTGCTGAGCCTGGTGGAGGTGATCATCAACACCGAGTGGCTGATCATTACGCTGGTTCGGGGCGGGGGCGGCGAGGCCGGCCCTCTGGGCAACAGCAGCACGGGCGGGGCCGCTGCCTCCCCGTGCTCCATCGCCAACATGGACTTCGTCATGGCGCTGATCTACGtcatgctgctgctgctctgcgcCTTCACGGGGGCCTGGCCCGCCCTGTGCGGCCGCTTCAAGCGCTGGCGGAAGCACGGGGTCTTCGCGCTGCTCACCACGGCCACCTCCATCGCCATCTGGGTGGTGTGGATTGTCATGTACACCTACGGCAACCGGCAGCACCACAGCCCCACGTGGGATGACCCCACGCTGGCCATCGCCCTCGCCGCCAACGCCTGGGCCTTTGTCCTCTTCTACGTCATCCCTGAGGTCTCCCAGGTGACCAAGGCCAGCCCGGAGCAGAGCTATCAGGGGGACCTGTACCCCACCCGGGGCGTGGGCTACGAGACCATCCTGAAAGAGCAGAAGGGCCAGAGCATGTTTGTGGAAAACAAGGCATTTTCCATGGACGAGCCAGCCTCAG CTAAGAGACCGGTGTCACCGTATAGTGGCTACAACGGGCAGCTGCTGACCAGCGTGTACCAGCCCACCGAGATGGCCCTGATGCACAAAGGCCCG TCCGAAGCTTACGACGTCATCCTCCCACGGGCCACCGCCAACAGCCAGGTGACGGGCAGTGCCAACTCCACCCTGCGGGCCGAAGACATCTATGCAGCCCAGAGCCACCAGGAGGCCACGCTGCCGAAGGAAGGCAAGAACTCTCAGGTCTTTAGAAACCCCTACGTGTGGGACTGA